A genomic stretch from Halichoerus grypus chromosome 7, mHalGry1.hap1.1, whole genome shotgun sequence includes:
- the TAGLN2 gene encoding transgelin-2 has protein sequence MANRGPAYGLSREVQQKIDKQYDADLEQVLTQWITTQCRKDVGRPQPGRENFQNWLKDGTVLCELINGLYPEGQPPVKKIQASTMAFKQMEQISQFLQAAERYGINTTDIFQTVDLWEGKNMACVQRTLMNLGGLAVARDDGLFSGDPNWFPKKSKENPRNFSDNQLQEGKNVIGLQMGTNRGASQAGMTGYGMPRQIL, from the exons ATGGCCAACAGGGGACCTGCCTACGGCCTGAGCCGGGAAGTGCAGCAGAAGATCGACAAACAGTACGATGCCGACCTGGAGCAGGTCCTGACCCAGTGGATCACCACCCAGTGCCGCAAGGATGTGGGCCGGCCCCAGCCTGGGCGCGAGAACTTCCAGAACTGGCTTAAGGATGGCACG GTGCTGTGCGAGCTCATCAACGGGCTGTACCCCGAGGGACAGCCCCCAGTGAAGAAGATCCAGGCCTCCACTATGGCCTTCAAGCAGATGGAGCAGATCTCTCAGTTCCTGCAGGCGGCCGAGCGCTATGGCATCAACACCACTGACATCTTCCAGACTGTGGACCTCTGGGAAG GAAAGAACATGGCGTGTGTGCAGAGGACGCTGATGAACCTGGGTGGACTGGCAGTAGCCCGGGACGATGGACTTTTCTCTGGGGATCCCAACTGGTTTCCTAA GAAGTCTAAGGAGAACCCTCGGAACTTCTCGGACAACCAGCTGCAAGAGGGCAAGAACGTCATTGGGTTGCAGATGGGCACCAACCGTGGGGCGTCCCAGGCGGGCATGACCGGCTACGGAATGCCCCGCCAGATCCTCTga